The following are encoded together in the Ketobacter sp. MCCC 1A13808 genome:
- a CDS encoding type II toxin-antitoxin system VapC family toxin, with the protein MILLDTCAIIWDALDQSKLTKKARTAIEKADAHNALIISDISIWEIAMLIKRSRLEVDTTAANFINLFLESRNISVVSISPEIAELSTNFGPEINNDPADRIIAATSVIHNAQLVTADSNLRESTIVDTLW; encoded by the coding sequence GTGATTCTGCTAGATACCTGTGCAATCATCTGGGATGCACTTGATCAGTCAAAACTAACTAAAAAAGCCAGAACTGCCATTGAAAAAGCGGATGCTCACAACGCCCTAATAATCTCGGACATTTCAATCTGGGAGATAGCAATGCTGATTAAACGTTCGCGCCTAGAAGTCGACACAACCGCGGCAAATTTCATTAATCTCTTCTTAGAATCACGCAATATATCTGTCGTTTCGATATCACCCGAAATCGCGGAATTATCAACTAACTTCGGGCCTGAAATAAATAATGATCCCGCCGATAGAATTATCGCTGCAACCTCCGTCATTCATAATGCTCAGCTAGTTACTGCAGATTCCAACCTGAGGGAATCTACTATCGTTGATACACTTTGGTAA
- a CDS encoding type II toxin-antitoxin system RelE/ParE family toxin — translation MSYSLSIRSEAEADIAKQFSYYEEVRLGLGHDFILCLEEGFSKIQRNPHNYRVIYRDLRCAAIRRFPFRIFYLVQEKSIVVIAVLHAQKNPQTWLNRA, via the coding sequence ATGAGCTATTCGCTATCGATCAGAAGTGAAGCGGAAGCCGATATCGCTAAACAATTCTCATACTACGAAGAGGTCAGGCTGGGGCTTGGTCATGATTTTATTCTTTGTCTTGAAGAGGGGTTCTCGAAAATACAAAGAAACCCACATAACTACCGCGTAATCTATAGAGATCTCAGGTGTGCTGCTATTCGGCGGTTTCCTTTTAGGATATTTTATTTGGTTCAAGAAAAATCTATTGTTGTCATCGCAGTTTTACACGCCCAGAAAAATCCACAAACGTGGTTAAATCGCGCATAA
- a CDS encoding addiction module protein, giving the protein MNIQELSISERILLAEQLWDSVVNSGVEIELTEAQQLELDKRLQSFSEDGNPGSTWTEVKDRILSSK; this is encoded by the coding sequence ATGAATATTCAAGAACTTAGCATTTCCGAAAGAATTCTACTTGCCGAACAATTATGGGATAGTGTGGTAAATAGCGGTGTAGAGATAGAGCTTACCGAAGCACAGCAATTAGAGCTCGACAAGCGACTTCAAAGCTTCTCGGAAGATGGGAATCCAGGTTCAACTTGGACTGAAGTAAAAGACCGAATTTTATCTTCGAAATGA